The nucleotide sequence GAGCAATCTGGTGAACCCGTTCCCGCCGGCCGGCCGCGCTGCCCGCCCACGTCGCATGACGACGGCACAGTACTTCGTCTACAAGCGGCCGGTCGCCTGGACGCTGTTCTTCGCCACGGCGCTGTGGGGCGTGTATGCCTATCACTCGATGCCCCAGCGGCAGGACCCCTTGCTTCAGGTCCGCAGCGGCGTGGTTGTCACCGCCTATCCGGGAGCGAGCGCGGTCGAAGTCGAGCAGGAGCTGTCGCGCAAAGTCGAGAAGAAGCTGGCGGAGAACCCCGCCGTCGAACACGTCCGCTCGGTCAGCCGCCAAGGTGTGTCGGTCGTGTACGTCGATCTCTACGATACCGTCAAAGACGCCGAGCAGACCTGGCAGGATCTCGACAACAAGCTCGCGGCGATGACCGATCTGCCGACGGCGGGCGGCCAGCCGCTTCGTCCGCGGCTCGACAAAGATTTCGGCGACACCGTCACGGTGATGCTCACGGTGAGCAGCCCGCCCGTCTCGGATTTCGAGGTGGACGTCCGCGCGCAGGTCATCGCCCGGCGGCTGGCCGAGCTGCGCGCCTCTCGCCCGTCGGCCCTGCGCGACCGCCGGATGAGCAGCGTGCTCGTTCACCCCGCGAGCTTCGACGCCAGCCTGGTCGAACGCTTGGGCCGGTCGGCGCTGGCCGCACTTGCCGAGCGCGGGCTGGCGGAGGACGGACAGTATCTGAAGATGCTCGGCGCGGCGGCCATCGACTTCCGCCTTTCGCCGGGCACCGATCCGGAACGACTGCGCCGCGATTTCCAGCGCTGGCAGGAGAGGACCCTCGGCGCCAGTCTGACGAGCTACCCGGACGTTTGGCCGCCGGTGGTCGTCGAGTCGCTCGAAGAGCTGCCTGGCGCGCTGAAGACGCGGTGCCAGGCGGAGCCGGGCGGCGTCGCGACCTATAGTTACGAGCAGTTGCACCGCTTCGCCGACGTGATTCAAGACCGGCTCCGTCAGTCGTCCAAAATCGGCAAGATCGAGCAGCTTGGCGTGGTCGATGAGGCCGTCTACCTCTATTTGAGCGGGCGGCGCCTCGGCGCATCGGGTCTCGATATCGAGACGCTACGACAGCGAATTGCCCAGCGGAACATCGACGTGCCGGGCGGCACCTTCGAGCTGCCGCGGCAGAACCTGACGGTCAGGCCCAGCGGCAAACTCAACGGGCCCGCCGATCTGGCGGAGATCGTCGTCGATGTGCGGGAGGGCTACCCAGTTTACTTGCGCGATCTCGTCGAGGTCGTCCGCGGTTACGACGACCCTCCCCGCATACTGAACTTGCGTACGATCAAAGCGGGCGAGCGACTCTGGACGACGCGTGCCGTCACGCTTTCCATACGCCAGGTGAAAGGGAGCCAGATCGCCGACTTCTCTCGTGAGGTCGACGCGGCGCTGGCGTCGCTCAAAGGCGTTTTGCCCGACGACTTGCGCATCGAGCGGACAAGCGACGAGCCCGAGCGCGTGAAGCACAAGATCGGCGAATTCAAACAGTGCCTGCTGGAGGCGATTGTGATCGTGGTGGTCGTCGCCTTGTTGTTCATGGAGTGGCGCAGCGCTCTGGTGGTGGCGGTTTCCATTCCGATCACGTTGGCCATGACGCTGGGCCTATGCAGCATATTGGGAATCGACCTGCAGCAAGTTTCGATCGCCGCGCTGATCATTGCCCTGGGGCTGTTGGTGGACGACCCCGTGGTAGCCTGCGACGCGATCAACCGCGAGATGGCCCACGGCGTGCGCCGCGATGTTGCCGCCTGGCTGGGACCTCAGAAGCTGTCCCGCGCGATTTCTTATGCCACCGTGACGAACTGCGTGGCCTTTTTGCCACTGCTGCTGATCGGCGGCCTCGTGGGCGAGTATATCTATTCGCTGCCGGTGGTTGTGACGGCCTCTCTGGTCGCCAGCCGCATTGTGTCGATGACGTTCATACCGCTGCTCGGTTATTACATGCTCAAGGGGCAACCGGGCATGGAATCCGGCCTGCTGCCGGGTGGCAAAGCTTCTCGCTTCGCTCGGCTCTACAACGGCTTTTCCGAGTTGTGTACGCGCTACAAATGGACCACGCTGGCGGCATGCCTGATCGTGCTTGCAACGGCGCTCAGCCTGACGCCGCTGATCGGCACGAGCTTTTTTCCGAAAGACCTCCACACGGTTTTCACGGTCGACTTGCTGCTGCCCGAGGGAACGCCGGTCCGGCAGACAAAAGCCGAAACGATGCGCGCGATCGCCGAACTCGACCGGCTGCTCGGCGACGAGGCCCAGGCGTACACGACCTTCGTCGGCGCCGGCGGCGCCCGCTTTTGGTTGTCGATCGTGCCCGAACAGCCGGCGCCGAACTATGCACAAATTATGGTCCACACTCGCGACCGAGGCCGCACCAGCGCCTTGGCCGACCGGCTCAAGC is from Pirellulales bacterium and encodes:
- a CDS encoding efflux RND transporter permease subunit, whose amino-acid sequence is MNPFPPAGRAARPRRMTTAQYFVYKRPVAWTLFFATALWGVYAYHSMPQRQDPLLQVRSGVVVTAYPGASAVEVEQELSRKVEKKLAENPAVEHVRSVSRQGVSVVYVDLYDTVKDAEQTWQDLDNKLAAMTDLPTAGGQPLRPRLDKDFGDTVTVMLTVSSPPVSDFEVDVRAQVIARRLAELRASRPSALRDRRMSSVLVHPASFDASLVERLGRSALAALAERGLAEDGQYLKMLGAAAIDFRLSPGTDPERLRRDFQRWQERTLGASLTSYPDVWPPVVVESLEELPGALKTRCQAEPGGVATYSYEQLHRFADVIQDRLRQSSKIGKIEQLGVVDEAVYLYLSGRRLGASGLDIETLRQRIAQRNIDVPGGTFELPRQNLTVRPSGKLNGPADLAEIVVDVREGYPVYLRDLVEVVRGYDDPPRILNLRTIKAGERLWTTRAVTLSIRQVKGSQIADFSREVDAALASLKGVLPDDLRIERTSDEPERVKHKIGEFKQCLLEAIVIVVVVALLFMEWRSALVVAVSIPITLAMTLGLCSILGIDLQQVSIAALIIALGLLVDDPVVACDAINREMAHGVRRDVAAWLGPQKLSRAISYATVTNCVAFLPLLLIGGLVGEYIYSLPVVVTASLVASRIVSMTFIPLLGYYMLKGQPGMESGLLPGGKASRFARLYNGFSELCTRYKWTTLAACLIVLATALSLTPLIGTSFFPKDLHTVFTVDLLLPEGTPVRQTKAETMRAIAELDRLLGDEAQAYTTFVGAGGARFWLSIVPEQPAPNYAQIMVHTRDRGRTSALADRLKRELPPRLATARVHVNQLEAGPPVGLPVQVRILGPDMATLRKVGDQVKSLMRAFPGATDIQDDWEPETLRLGLHVAAQRANIAGVTNESLANLVHGALAGLTATNIRERDRLIPVVLKLRPDERSRLDDLRTLSLPTAGGASHVPLDEVAAFCPEAVAPKVARRDHQRCLTVKCDTVRGVLPSSVVKYLESKLPESARGWPAGYQYVFGGEKEEQEKGFGSTCMAMLMSLAAIYLALVMQFNSLTKPLVVFTAVPFGMVGGLMGLLFFNVPIGFLALLGLASLAGVIISHIIVLFEYIEEAHERGEPLRKAVIDAALVRLRPVLVTVLATVGGLIPLALRGGPLWEPLCYVQIVGLLLATLVTKVLVPVLYVVFVEDLKLIRWSAPASGPPERTIAC